The genomic DNA AAGTACGGCTGCGAGCTGATCGGCGCCAAGGCGGAGGTGATCGACAAGGCCGAGGACCGGCTGAAGTTCCGCGACGCCATGACCAAGATCGGCATCGAGAGCCCGCGCTCCCACATCGCCCATACGATGGAGGAGGCGCGCGCCGGGCTGGAGATGGTCAAGCTGCCCTGCGTCATCCGCCCCTCCTTCACGCTCGGCGGCACGGGCGGCGGCATCGCCTACAACAAGGAGGAGTTCGAGCAGATCGTTTCCGCCGGCCTCGCCGCTTCCATGACCACCGAGGTGCTGATCGAGGAAAGCGTGCTCGGCTGGAAGGAATACGAGATGGAGGTGGTCCGCGACTCTGCGGATAACTGCATCATCGTCTGCTCCATCGAGAACCTCGACCCGATGGGCGTGCATACGGGCGATTCCGTGACCGTCGCCCCGGCGCTGACGCTGACCGACAAGGAATACCAGCGCATGCGCGATGCCTCCATCGCCTGCCTGCGCGAGATCGGCGTCGATACCGGCGGCTCCAACGTGCAGTTCGGCGTGAACCCCGCCGATGGGCGCATGGTGGTGATCGAGATGAACCCGCGCGTCTCGCGCTCCTCGGCGCTGGCGTCCAAGGCCACTGGCTTCCCGATCGCCAAGATCGCCGCCAAGCTCGCCGTCGGCTACACGCTGGACGAGCTGAAGAACGACATCACCATGGTGACGCCGGCCGCCTTCGAGCCGACCATCGACTATGTGGTGGTGAAGATCCCGCGCTTCACCTTCGAGAAGTTTCCCGGCACGCCGCCCACGCTCACCACCTCGATGAAGTCGGTGGGCGAGGCCATGGCCATCGGCCGCTCCTTCGGCGAGGCGTTGCAAAAGGGCCTGCGCTCGCTGGAGACCGGCATTTCCGGCCTGGACGAGATCGCCGCCCCGGGCGACGGCTCGAAGGAGGCCTATATCGCCGCCCTCTCCACCCCGACGCCGGACCGCTCGCTGACCGTCGCCCAGGCTTTCCGCGCCGGGCTGACCGTCGAGGAGATCCACCGCGCCTGCCGCTTCGACCCCTGGTTCCTGCGCGAGATCGAGCGCATCGTCCGCGCCGAGGAGGAGGTCCGCGCCAAGGGCCTGCCGCGCGAGGCCATGGCGCTCCGCCGCCTCAAGGCCATGGGCTTCTCCGACCGCCGCCTTGCCGACCTCACCGCCTCCAGCGAGGCCGCGGTGGCGCAGCAGCGCCTGGCACTCGGCGTCACCCCGGTCTTCAAGCGCATCGACACCTGCGCGGCAGAGTTCGCTTCCAACACCGCCTACATGTACTCGACCTATGAGGGCGGCTTCGGCACGCCGCATTGCGAGTCCGATCCCTCCGCCCGCCAGAAGATCGTGATCCTCGGCGGCGGCCCCAACCGCATCGGCCAGGGCATCGAGTTCGACTACTGCTGCGTCCACGCCGCCTATGCGCTGAAGGAAGCCGGGTTCGAGACCATCATGGTCAACTGCAACCCGGAAACCGTGTCCACCGACTACGACACCTCCGACCGCCTCTATTTCGAGCCGCTGACCGCCGAGGACGTCATCTCCCTGATCCGCAAGGAGCAGGAGAAGGGCGAGGTGCTGGGCTGCATCGTGCAGTATGGCGGCCAGACCCCGCTCAAGCTCTCCCAGGCGCTGAGCAAGGCCGGCATCCCCATCCTCGGCACCTCGGCCGAGGCCATCGACATCGCCGAGGACCGCGAGCGCTTCCAGCACCTGCTCCAGGGCCTGGGCCTCAAGCAGCCCTCCAACGGCACCGCCCGCACGCTGGAGGAAGCCGCCGCCGAGGCCGAGCGCATCGGCTACCCCGTCGTGGTCCGCCCCTCCTATGTGCTCGGCGGCCGCGCCATGGAGATCGCGCATGACCGCACGCAGCTGATGCGCTTCGGCGCGGAGGCGGTGAAGGTCTCGGGCGAGAACCCGATCCTGATCGACCAGTACCTCTCGGACGCCATCGAGGTGGACGTGGACTGCATCGCCGACGCCGAGGGCAATGTCTATGTCGCCGGCGTGATGGAGCATATCGAGGAGGCGGGCATCCATTCCGGCGACAGCGCCTGCTCGCTGCCGCCCTATTCCCTTTCCCCCGCCACCATCACCGAGCTCAAGGCCGAGACCGAGGCCATGGCCAAGGCACTCAAGGTGCGCGGGC from Roseomonas gilardii includes the following:
- the carB gene encoding carbamoyl-phosphate synthase large subunit translates to MPKRTDLHSIMIIGAGPIVIGQACEFDYSGAQACKALRAEGYRVILVNSNPATIMTDPGLADATYIEPITVEVVEKIIAKERPDAILPTMGGQTALNTALKLAEAGVLEKYGCELIGAKAEVIDKAEDRLKFRDAMTKIGIESPRSHIAHTMEEARAGLEMVKLPCVIRPSFTLGGTGGGIAYNKEEFEQIVSAGLAASMTTEVLIEESVLGWKEYEMEVVRDSADNCIIVCSIENLDPMGVHTGDSVTVAPALTLTDKEYQRMRDASIACLREIGVDTGGSNVQFGVNPADGRMVVIEMNPRVSRSSALASKATGFPIAKIAAKLAVGYTLDELKNDITMVTPAAFEPTIDYVVVKIPRFTFEKFPGTPPTLTTSMKSVGEAMAIGRSFGEALQKGLRSLETGISGLDEIAAPGDGSKEAYIAALSTPTPDRSLTVAQAFRAGLTVEEIHRACRFDPWFLREIERIVRAEEEVRAKGLPREAMALRRLKAMGFSDRRLADLTASSEAAVAQQRLALGVTPVFKRIDTCAAEFASNTAYMYSTYEGGFGTPHCESDPSARQKIVILGGGPNRIGQGIEFDYCCVHAAYALKEAGFETIMVNCNPETVSTDYDTSDRLYFEPLTAEDVISLIRKEQEKGEVLGCIVQYGGQTPLKLSQALSKAGIPILGTSAEAIDIAEDRERFQHLLQGLGLKQPSNGTARTLEEAAAEAERIGYPVVVRPSYVLGGRAMEIAHDRTQLMRFGAEAVKVSGENPILIDQYLSDAIEVDVDCIADAEGNVYVAGVMEHIEEAGIHSGDSACSLPPYSLSPATITELKAETEAMAKALKVRGLMNVQYAVKGNEIYVLEVNPRASRTVPFVAKATGVPVAKIGARVMAGAKLSEFRLDDDAISRHVAVKEAVFPFSRFPNVDVILGPEMKSTGEVMGLDHSFERAFLKSQMGAGVKLPESGTAFLSVRDGDKAAMVSLGRRLVEMGFGLAATSGTAARLREAGLPVTEVKKVLEGRPNCVDAMKSGEIQLVINTSGSGQAVSDSFDIRRSALTHGIPHYTTVAGARAAVHAIAALRAGVLDVAPLQSYFATSF